From Acidipropionibacterium acidipropionici, one genomic window encodes:
- a CDS encoding DUF6049 family protein — MPSALTVPSPRRAPVRVLAVLLTVLLGVVGAFCGVAPAHAAEPAVGVDITDISPATVDAKGTITIRGTVRNTSSVAMSWVQASFWRSRDPIADTDSLDSLAASSPTVPVGERWFHEPGDKSLANITDPDGTKVFKPGESASFTVTGTASSMGLTTTDAAYLIGVHIQATPAGHERMTVGRARAFTVVSGPSTQARVAPVITLSSDPSVRIDGSFSDDHLAPELTGRLDRLITEAATRSSTVLVDPGLVDEVTAMAAGYTVNGAKGAGTQAAKDWLAKLTPLLKSGRAYRLPYGNADVVGAARAGHSTVITRSAKALDVKNPARTLPLAVTDEAGALDRPSLARITSMLKPSLVLTAAIPAGPAHVQNGAAILPLSPSLLAGGPDGKVSPGQLRGRLLAQSLLMTRQKLPAATLVEDIAELDATAPLSGSTSWLSLTDLSESINSAENTASPLPARSKAATALAGDWWADQVSAAADAVDWGNVLGDSPTADLQTARVLSRSLSLSLSSDRRRAWLRAAMEPATDLLSGSGVQLHSAGSFVMSSASNDFPLTVTNNLTETVKVKVTFTSSSPQRIGIPDTQVVEINPQESRTVKFSPRASSNSVVEMTARLASPSGRELGPEATFVIRATRMDDIGWILIVVSGAVVLGATLLRVRQVRRRNGGRAPYGTVDASEIGSGPAGRDAVRAEPEGPAADDEGPGDEERPEEAGTRSPGD, encoded by the coding sequence GTGCCCTCCGCCCTGACCGTCCCCTCCCCCAGGCGCGCTCCGGTGCGCGTCCTGGCGGTTCTGCTGACGGTTCTGCTGGGGGTGGTGGGGGCGTTCTGCGGGGTCGCACCGGCCCACGCGGCCGAACCCGCGGTGGGAGTGGACATCACCGACATCAGCCCCGCGACTGTCGACGCCAAGGGCACCATCACCATCCGGGGCACGGTCCGCAACACCTCCTCGGTGGCGATGAGCTGGGTGCAGGCCTCCTTCTGGCGATCCCGGGACCCCATCGCCGACACCGACTCGCTGGACTCCCTGGCGGCCTCCTCCCCGACCGTCCCGGTCGGCGAGCGCTGGTTCCACGAACCGGGCGACAAGAGCCTGGCCAACATCACCGATCCCGACGGCACCAAGGTCTTCAAGCCCGGCGAGTCGGCCTCCTTCACGGTGACCGGGACGGCGTCATCAATGGGCCTGACCACCACCGACGCCGCCTACCTCATCGGCGTCCACATCCAGGCCACGCCTGCCGGCCATGAACGCATGACCGTCGGCCGGGCACGGGCCTTCACCGTCGTCTCCGGGCCCTCGACGCAGGCCCGTGTCGCGCCGGTCATCACCCTGTCGAGCGACCCCTCGGTGCGCATCGACGGAAGCTTCTCCGACGACCACCTGGCCCCCGAGCTCACCGGCCGGCTGGACCGCCTCATCACCGAGGCGGCCACGCGCAGCTCCACGGTCCTGGTAGATCCCGGGCTGGTCGACGAGGTGACCGCGATGGCCGCCGGCTATACCGTCAACGGCGCCAAGGGGGCCGGCACGCAGGCGGCCAAGGACTGGCTGGCGAAACTCACCCCGCTGCTGAAGTCGGGGCGCGCCTACCGACTGCCCTACGGCAATGCCGACGTCGTCGGCGCCGCCAGAGCCGGGCACTCCACCGTCATCACCCGCTCTGCCAAAGCCCTGGACGTCAAGAATCCGGCCCGCACCCTGCCACTGGCCGTCACCGACGAGGCGGGCGCCCTGGACCGTCCGAGCCTGGCCCGCATCACCTCCATGCTCAAACCCTCCCTGGTGCTCACCGCCGCCATCCCCGCGGGCCCGGCCCACGTGCAGAACGGCGCCGCGATCCTCCCGCTGTCCCCCTCCCTGCTGGCCGGGGGACCCGACGGGAAGGTGAGCCCCGGGCAGCTGCGCGGGCGGCTGCTGGCGCAGTCCCTGCTGATGACCAGGCAGAAACTGCCCGCGGCGACTCTCGTCGAGGACATCGCAGAGCTCGACGCCACCGCACCGCTCAGCGGGTCGACGTCATGGCTGTCCCTCACCGATCTCAGCGAGTCGATCAATTCCGCCGAGAACACCGCGTCCCCCCTGCCGGCCCGCAGCAAGGCCGCGACGGCCCTGGCCGGGGACTGGTGGGCCGATCAGGTCTCGGCGGCCGCCGACGCCGTCGACTGGGGAAATGTGCTGGGCGACTCCCCCACCGCCGACCTCCAGACCGCCCGCGTCCTGTCGCGCTCGCTGAGCCTCTCGCTGAGCTCCGACCGGCGGAGGGCCTGGCTGCGCGCCGCCATGGAGCCGGCCACCGACCTGCTCAGTGGTTCGGGAGTGCAGCTCCACTCGGCCGGCAGCTTCGTGATGTCCTCGGCCAGCAACGACTTCCCGCTGACGGTCACCAACAACCTCACCGAGACGGTCAAGGTGAAGGTGACCTTCACCTCGTCCAGCCCCCAGCGCATCGGGATCCCCGACACCCAGGTGGTGGAGATCAACCCTCAGGAGTCGCGGACGGTGAAGTTCTCCCCGAGGGCCTCCTCCAACAGCGTCGTGGAGATGACGGCCCGGCTGGCCTCCCCCTCGGGCCGTGAGCTCGGCCCGGAGGCCACCTTCGTGATCCGCGCCACGCGGATGGACGACATCGGCTGGATCCTCATCGTCGTCTCTGGAGCAGTGGTGCTGGGCGCGACCCTGCTGAGGGTCCGCCAGGTGCGCCGCCGCAACGGGGGCAGAGCCCCCTACGGGACGGTCGACGCCTCGGAGATCGGCTCCGGACCGGCCGGTCGTGACGCCGTCCGCGCCGAGCCGGAGGGGCCCGCTGCCGACGATGAGGGCCCCGGGGACGAGGAGAGGCCCGAGGAGGCAGGGACGAGGAGCCCCGGCGACTGA
- a CDS encoding C39 family peptidase yields the protein MTSTQQTEFHAWAARPRPGWDSFDAGDWAAAGPREFSDPFVDAADSSAGDSSVIAGQGSTIRYQTSTWTSPWHPLDSPAQEIIVSFNATTPGHTWIEVQIQVSTDQGTRSRWFTMARWCQKLPDPYHPGWGGAIHRASIDGQSDPCARVDTDTLSPADGQALTGYRLRAVLMHPDGAPERPRITLLGAAAGPDHTAGPDDTAGADSPAGSDGVSPAGPAAGLELAVRPLSQMVHRGTAPQYGGGGESWCSPTSVAMAMGFHGVIEPVDAVVPETALGTWDHQYRGAGNWAFSAAHAAAHGLEAFVTRLPDLRALEEFIVLGLPVVVSVSFRATDLDGAGYSTDGHLMLVIGFTDDGDVVVDDPASHEEPSDDRVRTVYRRDQLEEVWLAGSGGVVYVIAPPGSPLPPTRSRDHRRSP from the coding sequence GTGACGTCCACGCAGCAGACCGAGTTCCACGCGTGGGCGGCTCGGCCCCGGCCGGGCTGGGACTCCTTCGACGCGGGAGACTGGGCGGCCGCCGGCCCGCGCGAATTCTCCGATCCCTTCGTCGACGCCGCCGACAGCTCGGCGGGAGACAGCTCGGTGATCGCCGGGCAGGGATCGACGATCCGCTACCAGACGTCGACCTGGACCTCTCCTTGGCACCCGCTCGACAGCCCCGCCCAGGAGATCATCGTCTCCTTCAACGCCACCACACCCGGCCACACCTGGATCGAGGTCCAGATCCAGGTGTCCACCGACCAGGGCACCCGCAGCCGCTGGTTCACGATGGCCCGCTGGTGCCAGAAGCTGCCGGATCCGTATCACCCGGGCTGGGGCGGTGCGATCCACCGCGCCAGCATCGACGGCCAGTCCGACCCCTGCGCCCGGGTCGACACCGACACCCTCAGCCCCGCCGATGGACAGGCCCTCACCGGGTACCGTCTGCGGGCCGTCCTCATGCATCCCGACGGTGCCCCCGAACGCCCCCGGATCACACTGCTGGGCGCGGCCGCCGGCCCAGACCACACCGCGGGCCCCGATGACACCGCCGGCGCCGACAGCCCCGCCGGATCGGACGGCGTCAGCCCCGCCGGGCCGGCCGCCGGCCTCGAACTGGCCGTCCGCCCGCTGTCGCAGATGGTCCACCGGGGAACAGCGCCTCAGTACGGAGGCGGCGGAGAGTCGTGGTGCTCGCCCACCTCGGTGGCGATGGCGATGGGCTTCCACGGCGTCATCGAACCCGTAGACGCCGTCGTCCCCGAGACCGCCCTCGGCACCTGGGACCACCAGTACCGGGGAGCGGGGAACTGGGCCTTCTCGGCGGCCCACGCCGCCGCCCACGGGCTGGAGGCCTTCGTCACCCGGCTGCCGGATCTGCGGGCGCTGGAGGAGTTCATCGTCCTCGGCCTCCCTGTAGTGGTCTCGGTGAGCTTCCGGGCCACCGATCTTGACGGCGCCGGATACTCCACCGACGGCCACCTCATGCTCGTCATCGGCTTCACCGACGACGGCGACGTCGTCGTCGACGACCCCGCCAGCCACGAGGAGCCCTCCGACGACCGGGTGCGCACCGTCTACCGCCGCGATCAGCTCGAGGAGGTGTGGCTCGCCGGCTCCGGCGGGGTGGTCTACGTCATCGCCCCGCCCGGCTCGCCGCTCCCACCGACCCGGAGCCGTGATCACAGGCGCAGTCCCTAG
- a CDS encoding NADP-dependent oxidoreductase has translation MRAQQYSRFGGSEVLELVDDRPVPKTPPGYALVRVRAAGVNPVDWKVMAGGLDPIYDSVFPIVPGWDVAGVIEQLGADVPGFQVGDEVLAYTRTAWIHHGTFAELVPVPLEFLAHKPAELDWDQAGALPLAGLTAYQTLTRLGVDSGQTVLIHNASGGVGSFAVQIAQHLGAQVIGTASDRNHDRLKALGATPVNYGEGLAERVREIAPGGVDVVLDLIGGVLDVTRAVLAPGGVHGSIADARVAAEGGLYAWVRPSGPQTNELAGLAATGVLHADIAATHPLAGLPEAFEESRTGHIQGKIVIHPNE, from the coding sequence ATGCGCGCCCAGCAGTACAGCCGCTTCGGCGGTAGTGAGGTCCTGGAACTCGTCGACGACCGTCCCGTCCCGAAGACACCCCCGGGTTACGCCCTGGTGAGGGTGAGAGCGGCAGGGGTGAACCCGGTGGACTGGAAGGTGATGGCCGGCGGCCTGGACCCGATCTACGACTCCGTCTTCCCGATCGTTCCGGGCTGGGACGTCGCCGGAGTGATCGAGCAGCTCGGCGCCGACGTCCCCGGCTTCCAGGTGGGCGACGAGGTGCTGGCCTATACGCGCACCGCGTGGATCCACCACGGCACCTTCGCAGAACTCGTGCCGGTGCCCCTGGAATTCCTCGCCCACAAACCCGCCGAGCTCGACTGGGACCAGGCCGGGGCGCTGCCGCTGGCAGGTCTCACCGCCTACCAGACCCTCACCCGGCTCGGGGTCGACTCCGGACAGACGGTGCTCATCCACAACGCCTCCGGCGGGGTGGGGTCATTCGCCGTGCAGATCGCCCAGCACCTGGGCGCCCAGGTGATCGGGACGGCGTCCGACCGCAATCACGACCGTCTCAAGGCCCTTGGAGCCACCCCGGTGAATTACGGGGAGGGGCTGGCCGAGCGGGTCCGCGAGATCGCCCCGGGCGGGGTGGACGTCGTCCTCGACCTCATCGGAGGGGTGCTCGACGTCACCCGGGCCGTGCTCGCTCCCGGCGGCGTCCACGGATCCATCGCCGACGCACGGGTCGCGGCCGAGGGCGGCCTCTACGCCTGGGTGCGGCCCTCGGGCCCCCAGACCAATGAGCTGGCCGGGCTGGCGGCCACCGGCGTCCTGCACGCCGATATCGCCGCGACCCACCCGCTGGCCGGGCTGCCCGAGGCCTTCGAGGAGTCTCGGACGGGCCACATCCAGGGCAAGATCGTCATCCATCCGAACGAATGA
- a CDS encoding bile acid:sodium symporter family protein, producing the protein MSRIQQFGSWLTKWFTAVVVVWAVVTYFVPQAGIWAKSYTNIFLSVILFGMGMTLSLGDFKRLVKMPLMVIVGTVAHYLIMPLLAVLLCWIFHLDGVLAVGVILVGCCPSGTSSNVMSFLSRGDVALDVSIGLVSTLLAPLMVPLLMSLLASQYVSIPTGKLFMTALQVVLIPLVLGVTVHTLFGHRVDAVKTVMPTVSQVAILVIIGAVVSANHATLFSAATALALPVVILHNLSGYGLGYLFSQLMYRIYPKGFGYAQQKAITFEVGMQDSGLGATLALQAFAANPIVAIPSTFFSVWHNISGSVLASWWRRHDDRRALADADREAPVEKQPVAVG; encoded by the coding sequence ATGTCGAGGATCCAGCAGTTCGGATCATGGCTGACGAAATGGTTCACAGCCGTGGTCGTCGTCTGGGCGGTGGTGACGTACTTCGTCCCCCAGGCCGGGATCTGGGCGAAGTCGTACACCAACATCTTCCTGTCCGTCATCCTCTTCGGAATGGGAATGACGCTCAGCCTGGGCGACTTCAAGCGCCTGGTGAAGATGCCGCTCATGGTCATCGTCGGCACCGTCGCCCACTACCTCATCATGCCGCTGCTGGCGGTGCTGCTCTGCTGGATCTTCCACCTCGACGGAGTGCTGGCGGTCGGCGTCATCCTGGTCGGCTGCTGCCCCTCGGGCACCTCGTCGAATGTGATGTCCTTCCTGTCGCGCGGTGACGTCGCCCTCGACGTCTCCATCGGCCTGGTCTCGACCCTCCTGGCACCGCTCATGGTGCCGCTGCTCATGAGCCTGCTGGCCAGCCAGTACGTCTCCATCCCCACCGGCAAGCTGTTCATGACCGCCCTGCAGGTCGTGCTGATCCCCCTGGTCCTCGGCGTGACCGTGCACACCCTCTTCGGTCACCGGGTGGACGCCGTGAAGACCGTCATGCCGACCGTCTCCCAGGTGGCGATCCTCGTCATCATCGGTGCCGTGGTCTCGGCCAATCACGCCACCCTGTTCAGCGCCGCCACCGCGCTGGCGCTGCCCGTCGTCATCCTGCACAACCTGTCGGGCTACGGGCTGGGCTACCTGTTCAGCCAACTGATGTACCGCATCTACCCCAAGGGCTTCGGCTACGCCCAGCAGAAGGCCATCACCTTCGAGGTCGGCATGCAGGACTCGGGTCTGGGAGCGACGCTGGCCCTGCAGGCCTTCGCCGCCAATCCGATCGTCGCGATCCCCTCGACCTTCTTCAGTGTCTGGCACAACATCTCGGGCTCGGTCCTGGCCTCCTGGTGGCGCCGTCACGACGACCGCAGGGCGCTCGCCGACGCCGATCGGGAGGCTCCCGTCGAGAAGCAGCCGGTGGCCGTCGGCTGA
- a CDS encoding succinic semialdehyde dehydrogenase, with amino-acid sequence MEFADAVTADPGGPVSRILSPFDQTPVGEVPLTGDDALARAFTTASAAQKDWETSPLRDRAQILERFAGLLIDHRDDLLDLIGQETGKNRASALEEFADAVLWTHHVARRGPALLRERRLPGAFPVLTRTVARHVPKGVVAVITPWNYPLTLPVSDSVPALMAGNAVILKPDSQTPLTAALALGLLREAGLPHDLMQIVVGPGRRLGGPIVERSDFLMFTGSTATGRELATRCAERLIGFSAELGGKNPLLVLADADLSRAVPGAVHACFSNSGQLCISIERIYVHESVWEPFVEGLVTRTRALRLAAGTGWEADMGSLAGAGQLRKVVEAVDDARAKGATVLTGGRPRPDLGPYFYEPTVLTDVRPGMRVHHEETFGPVVSLYRVGSDEEAVDAADDSDYGLNASVWSQHRGEWAARRLHTGTVNINEGYGATWGSHAAPMGGFKASGLGRRHGDEGILKYTEAQTIAAQSLVPIAGPSRLSHRAWAGMLTTGVRILRRLR; translated from the coding sequence ATGGAATTCGCGGACGCCGTCACCGCCGATCCCGGAGGGCCGGTCAGCCGCATCCTCAGTCCCTTCGACCAGACACCGGTGGGCGAGGTGCCGCTGACCGGCGACGATGCCCTGGCGCGGGCCTTCACCACGGCGTCCGCCGCCCAGAAGGACTGGGAGACCAGCCCGCTGCGCGATCGCGCCCAGATCCTGGAGCGCTTCGCCGGGCTCCTGATCGACCATCGCGACGACCTGCTGGATCTCATCGGGCAGGAGACCGGCAAGAACCGGGCCAGTGCTCTGGAGGAGTTCGCCGACGCCGTCCTGTGGACCCATCACGTGGCCCGCCGCGGACCGGCCCTGCTGCGGGAGAGACGCCTGCCCGGCGCCTTCCCGGTGCTCACCCGCACCGTCGCCAGGCATGTGCCCAAAGGGGTCGTCGCCGTCATCACCCCGTGGAACTATCCGCTGACGCTGCCGGTCTCCGATTCCGTTCCGGCCCTGATGGCCGGGAACGCGGTGATCCTCAAACCTGACTCCCAGACCCCGCTCACCGCCGCCCTAGCCCTGGGCCTGCTGCGCGAGGCCGGGCTTCCCCACGACCTCATGCAGATCGTCGTGGGGCCGGGGCGCCGCCTCGGCGGCCCGATCGTCGAGCGCTCCGACTTCCTCATGTTCACCGGCTCCACCGCCACCGGCAGGGAACTCGCCACCCGCTGCGCCGAGCGGCTGATCGGCTTCTCGGCCGAACTCGGCGGCAAGAATCCACTCCTGGTGCTGGCCGACGCCGACCTGTCGCGGGCCGTCCCCGGTGCCGTCCACGCCTGCTTCTCGAACTCGGGGCAGCTGTGCATCAGCATCGAAAGAATCTACGTCCACGAGTCGGTCTGGGAGCCCTTCGTCGAGGGCCTCGTGACGCGGACTCGGGCGCTGCGGCTCGCCGCCGGCACCGGCTGGGAGGCCGACATGGGGTCGCTCGCCGGGGCCGGGCAGCTCCGGAAGGTCGTCGAGGCCGTCGACGACGCCCGGGCCAAGGGCGCGACGGTCCTGACCGGTGGGCGCCCGCGCCCGGATCTGGGACCGTACTTCTACGAACCGACCGTGCTGACCGATGTGCGCCCGGGCATGAGGGTGCACCACGAGGAGACCTTCGGACCGGTCGTCAGCCTGTACCGGGTCGGCTCCGACGAGGAGGCGGTCGACGCCGCAGATGACTCGGACTACGGGTTGAACGCCAGCGTGTGGTCGCAGCACCGCGGCGAGTGGGCCGCCCGCCGGCTCCACACCGGGACCGTGAACATCAATGAGGGATACGGGGCGACATGGGGGTCGCACGCCGCCCCGATGGGCGGGTTCAAGGCATCCGGTCTGGGACGCCGGCACGGCGACGAGGGGATCCTCAAGTACACCGAGGCGCAGACGATTGCCGCCCAGAGCCTGGTCCCGATCGCGGGGCCCTCCCGCCTGTCTCACCGCGCCTGGGCCGGGATGCTGACCACCGGCGTCAGGATCCTGCGACGCCTCCGCTGA
- a CDS encoding CCA tRNA nucleotidyltransferase, whose product MPGPLDALNPTDEERGFTLPQLLEHRIDGLFASIPLVADLGRLFAEAGHDLYLVGGSVRDALMGTLGHDLDFTSDAHPDEIEKLVRTRTHAVWDIGRQFGTIGCKIPSGGGKAPSGGQGASDDAEGPDSWVVEITTYRTDVYRPDSRKPEIAFGRTLDEDLIRRDFTINAMAVHADTRAFVDPHAGLADIAAGLLRTPFPPQRSFSDDPLRMMRAARFTSQLGFGVTDEVRAAMTDMAGRIEIISAERVRDELSKLLLTDSPREGLDLLVSTGIAGYVLPELPALRLERDEHHRHKDVYQHSLTVLDKSIALEKRRGHQPDLTGRLAALLHDIGKPATRRFEAGGKVSFHHHDIVGAKLAKKRLRALAFPGQQVKDVARLVELHLRFHGYGDQGWTDSAVRRYVRDAGDQLERLHILTRSDCTTRNRRKAERLEFAYDDLEHRIGELEAQEELESIRPDLDGSQIMETLGIRPGPVVGRAYKFLLNLRLDEGPKTPDQAREALLGWWADQPESQS is encoded by the coding sequence GTGCCCGGACCACTTGACGCCTTGAACCCCACCGACGAGGAACGGGGGTTCACCCTTCCGCAGCTGCTGGAGCACCGGATCGACGGGCTTTTCGCCTCGATCCCCCTGGTGGCGGATCTGGGTCGGCTCTTCGCCGAGGCCGGCCATGACCTGTATCTGGTCGGCGGTTCGGTGCGCGACGCCCTGATGGGCACCCTGGGCCACGATCTCGACTTCACCAGCGACGCCCACCCCGACGAGATCGAGAAGCTGGTGCGCACCCGCACCCATGCGGTGTGGGACATCGGCCGGCAGTTCGGGACAATTGGTTGCAAGATCCCTTCGGGGGGCGGCAAGGCCCCGTCCGGCGGCCAGGGCGCTTCTGATGACGCCGAGGGGCCGGACTCGTGGGTGGTGGAGATCACCACCTACCGCACCGACGTCTACCGTCCCGACTCCCGCAAACCCGAGATCGCCTTCGGCCGGACCCTCGACGAGGACCTCATCCGCCGCGACTTCACCATCAACGCGATGGCCGTCCACGCCGACACGCGGGCCTTCGTCGACCCCCACGCCGGCCTGGCGGACATCGCCGCCGGGCTGCTGCGCACCCCCTTCCCGCCGCAGCGCTCCTTCTCCGACGATCCGCTGCGGATGATGCGGGCCGCCCGGTTCACCTCCCAGCTCGGCTTCGGCGTCACCGACGAGGTGCGCGCCGCGATGACCGACATGGCCGGACGGATCGAGATCATCTCGGCCGAACGGGTGCGCGACGAACTGTCCAAGCTGCTGCTCACCGACAGCCCCCGCGAGGGTCTGGACCTGCTGGTGAGCACCGGCATCGCCGGATACGTGCTGCCGGAGCTGCCGGCCCTGCGGCTGGAGCGTGACGAGCACCACCGTCACAAGGACGTCTACCAGCACAGCCTCACCGTGCTGGACAAGTCCATCGCCCTGGAGAAGAGGCGCGGCCATCAGCCCGATCTCACCGGGCGCCTGGCGGCACTGCTGCACGACATCGGCAAGCCCGCCACCCGCCGATTCGAGGCCGGCGGGAAGGTCTCCTTCCACCACCACGACATCGTCGGCGCCAAGCTCGCCAAGAAGCGGCTGCGCGCGCTGGCCTTCCCCGGCCAGCAGGTCAAGGACGTCGCCCGGCTCGTCGAGCTGCACCTGCGCTTCCACGGCTACGGCGATCAGGGATGGACCGATTCGGCGGTGCGCCGCTACGTCCGCGACGCCGGGGACCAGTTGGAGAGGCTGCACATCCTCACCCGGTCCGACTGCACCACGAGGAATCGCCGCAAGGCCGAGAGGCTGGAGTTCGCCTACGACGACCTGGAGCACCGCATCGGCGAGCTCGAGGCCCAGGAGGAGCTGGAGTCGATCCGCCCCGATCTGGACGGCTCCCAGATCATGGAGACCCTCGGGATCAGGCCCGGCCCGGTGGTCGGGAGGGCTTACAAGTTCCTGCTGAACCTGCGGCTGGACGAGGGCCCCAAGACCCCCGACCAGGCCCGCGAGGCCCTGCTGGGCTGGTGGGCCGACCAGCCCGAATCGCAGTCCTGA
- a CDS encoding glycerate kinase, producing MSAQAVATDIGTVVVAVDSFKGSLTSSQACQAVAEGIRQGEPGQPVIAIPVADGGEGTLDAALAAGYEAVSTRCHGATGDLAEVEWARRGDDAVIEMAACCGLERADRVSGPPAPQRALAASSRGLGEVIAAALRAGVTSITIGIGGSASTDGGAGMLEALGARFLDRERNDIEAGAAGLETLDLVDLTHLNPRLAEVKLTVACDVTSPLLGEHGAAAVFGPQKGLDADGITRADRALEMFAGAVEPALGVIHRDDPGAGAAGGAGFALLCLGATYRPGAQVVLGWSHAAEHIGVASLVITGEGRLDHQTLLGKTPDAVRRMARQAGVPVWAVCGRCDLEGEDRDAFDGVLALSDIEPDPARSIAGARGLLVRMVAEAMGPE from the coding sequence ATGAGTGCGCAAGCCGTCGCGACCGACATCGGAACGGTCGTCGTCGCCGTCGACTCCTTCAAGGGGTCGCTGACCAGCAGCCAGGCCTGTCAGGCCGTGGCCGAGGGGATCCGCCAGGGGGAGCCCGGGCAGCCGGTGATCGCCATCCCGGTGGCCGACGGCGGCGAGGGGACCCTGGACGCCGCCCTGGCGGCCGGCTACGAGGCGGTCAGCACCCGCTGCCATGGCGCCACCGGGGATCTCGCCGAGGTGGAGTGGGCCCGCAGGGGGGATGACGCCGTCATCGAGATGGCGGCCTGCTGCGGCCTGGAACGCGCCGACCGGGTGTCCGGGCCGCCCGCCCCGCAACGGGCCCTGGCGGCGTCCAGCAGGGGGCTGGGGGAGGTGATCGCCGCGGCCCTGAGGGCCGGCGTCACCTCCATCACCATCGGCATCGGCGGATCGGCCAGCACCGACGGCGGAGCCGGCATGCTGGAGGCCCTGGGTGCCCGCTTCCTGGACCGCGAGCGCAACGACATCGAAGCCGGCGCCGCAGGCCTGGAGACCCTCGACCTGGTCGACCTCACCCACCTCAATCCGCGGCTGGCCGAGGTGAAGCTCACGGTGGCCTGCGACGTCACGAGCCCGCTGCTCGGCGAGCACGGGGCGGCCGCGGTCTTCGGCCCGCAGAAGGGGCTGGACGCCGACGGGATCACCCGCGCCGACCGCGCCCTGGAGATGTTCGCGGGGGCCGTGGAGCCCGCCCTGGGGGTCATCCACCGCGACGATCCGGGGGCCGGCGCGGCCGGCGGGGCGGGTTTCGCGCTGCTGTGCCTGGGGGCCACCTACCGGCCCGGGGCGCAGGTGGTGCTCGGCTGGTCGCACGCCGCCGAGCACATCGGAGTTGCCTCCCTGGTGATCACCGGGGAGGGGCGTCTGGATCACCAGACACTGCTCGGCAAGACCCCCGACGCCGTGCGGCGGATGGCCCGCCAGGCGGGTGTTCCGGTGTGGGCGGTGTGCGGGCGCTGCGACCTGGAGGGGGAGGATCGCGACGCCTTCGACGGAGTCCTGGCGCTCTCGGACATCGAGCCGGACCCGGCTCGCTCAATCGCCGGGGCCCGGGGGCTGCTGGTCCGGATGGTGGCCGAGGCGATGGGCCCCGAGTAG
- a CDS encoding mechanosensitive ion channel family protein yields MKSDTAIFQSFTWLWPSTPIHLAIIIVVALVARWLMRKGIDQLIKWMNNRSARRPAPEVNRTGRAWSDIIGRGAERQAKRTTTMGRLLSNIGVAIILIIAIFSGFSAVGIQLTPIIASAGVAGIAIAFGAQSLVKDLLTGMFLIFEDQYGVGDVVEIDKLKGTVEEVGLRTTRIRDFNGMSWYLRNGEILKVGNVTQGWAQSIVDIGVHQSEDPQIVMRVIRKVLAEVDSDPEFAESLLEEPKVLGVTDISNGVMTFQVAVKCVAQTQFDVIRTIRRKIKDAFDEARIRGGFDDTRAKDTTK; encoded by the coding sequence ATGAAGTCGGACACCGCCATCTTCCAGAGCTTCACGTGGCTGTGGCCCTCCACCCCGATCCACCTGGCGATCATCATCGTGGTGGCCCTGGTGGCCCGCTGGCTGATGCGCAAGGGCATCGATCAGCTCATCAAGTGGATGAACAACCGCAGCGCCAGGCGGCCGGCCCCGGAGGTGAACCGCACCGGCCGGGCCTGGAGCGACATCATCGGGCGCGGCGCCGAGAGGCAGGCCAAACGCACCACGACGATGGGCCGGCTGCTGTCGAATATCGGCGTCGCCATCATCCTCATCATCGCGATCTTCTCCGGTTTCTCGGCGGTGGGCATCCAGCTGACGCCGATCATCGCCTCGGCCGGGGTCGCCGGCATCGCGATCGCCTTCGGCGCCCAGTCCCTGGTGAAGGACCTGCTCACCGGCATGTTCCTGATCTTCGAGGATCAGTACGGGGTGGGTGACGTCGTGGAGATCGACAAGCTCAAGGGCACGGTGGAGGAGGTGGGCCTGCGCACCACCAGAATCCGAGACTTCAACGGCATGTCCTGGTATCTGCGCAACGGCGAGATCCTCAAGGTGGGCAATGTCACCCAGGGCTGGGCGCAGTCGATCGTCGACATCGGCGTCCATCAGTCGGAGGACCCGCAGATCGTGATGCGGGTGATCCGCAAGGTGCTCGCCGAGGTGGACTCCGATCCTGAGTTCGCCGAGTCTCTGCTCGAGGAGCCCAAGGTGCTCGGCGTCACCGACATCTCCAACGGCGTCATGACCTTCCAGGTGGCCGTCAAATGCGTCGCCCAGACCCAGTTCGACGTCATCCGCACCATCCGACGCAAAATCAAGGACGCCTTCGACGAGGCCCGCATCAGGGGCGGCTTCGACGACACGCGGGCCAAGGACACCACCAAGTGA